Proteins encoded by one window of Dehalococcoidales bacterium:
- a CDS encoding MEDS domain-containing protein produces the protein MTIVDRKISSVDLECCGLEESFCRGSEVILSYIRQLSRLKSHDHACILYESPKEKISSILAFACTAIRLGNICIYLAFNTSKTEIIDTISKENSSVLRKLVKEQLVVVDSSLFFSPEDCFEPDKAIAVVQKEITKAFSMQVFPCVISDMDWALRGEGSVENLFEFESRLNKEIIGCESWKAICQYDISKFHPKVIKEVLRTHPTIIWKGQVLDNCYYMPPEEFLSGRRDQIEVKRWLSHLEDRRLKLQELAENEACYQSIFENAGTAICIIDGAGIVSLINHQWERTLGFTKGEVEQKIHFLDFVHPGDKDAVSRYINVAGKVYEANPNGHEVRLVDSKGQTTYVVFSIHLIPSCEKYIISALDITELKNKNGQLQLYHKHLEELVKKRTRKLEKETEKSRRLAREISQLYQQESELRKQLENSSRENTKFTRFLVHELKTPLTPMVGSADILFEKAKSTEFERLASNIHRGAHSLNNRVNDLLDLARGDMGLLHLSCGWIDLPGILKDVVCYMAVEFERRKQLVCLDIDFNTPLIWADAERLRQVIINLLENASKFTPAHGRIFIKTTKVGDSLIVMIRDTGCGIKKERQGTIFNDYSTQPKPDDPAANMGIGLHLCKLLMDLHGGDLWVNSKEGEGSEFSFSFPLDKDSNRR, from the coding sequence ATGACTATTGTTGATAGAAAAATAAGCTCGGTTGACCTTGAATGCTGTGGTTTGGAGGAAAGCTTCTGCAGAGGGTCCGAGGTCATTCTATCCTATATCCGCCAGCTTAGCAGGCTAAAATCCCATGATCATGCCTGTATTTTATATGAAAGCCCCAAGGAAAAAATTTCTAGCATACTTGCGTTTGCCTGTACCGCAATAAGGCTTGGGAATATCTGTATTTACCTGGCATTTAATACTTCGAAAACAGAAATTATCGATACAATTTCGAAGGAAAATTCATCTGTATTGCGTAAGCTTGTCAAAGAGCAACTGGTTGTCGTTGACTCCAGCCTCTTCTTTTCTCCGGAGGATTGTTTCGAACCGGATAAAGCGATTGCCGTAGTGCAGAAAGAAATCACGAAGGCTTTCAGTATGCAAGTTTTTCCTTGTGTGATAAGTGATATGGATTGGGCATTGAGGGGGGAGGGCTCAGTTGAAAACCTATTTGAATTTGAATCAAGGTTAAACAAAGAGATCATTGGCTGCGAATCATGGAAGGCAATATGTCAGTACGATATTTCCAAATTTCATCCTAAGGTTATTAAGGAAGTGCTTAGAACGCACCCTACGATAATCTGGAAGGGACAGGTGCTCGACAATTGTTATTATATGCCGCCGGAGGAATTTTTAAGCGGTCGTCGCGATCAAATTGAGGTTAAGCGTTGGCTTTCCCATCTGGAAGACAGGCGATTAAAATTGCAGGAATTGGCAGAGAATGAAGCATGTTATCAATCTATCTTTGAAAATGCTGGCACCGCCATATGTATTATCGATGGAGCAGGTATTGTCAGTCTGATAAACCACCAATGGGAAAGAACCCTGGGTTTTACTAAAGGCGAAGTGGAACAAAAGATCCATTTCCTTGATTTTGTTCATCCCGGGGATAAAGATGCGGTAAGCAGGTATATCAATGTAGCAGGTAAAGTATATGAAGCCAACCCTAATGGTCACGAGGTAAGGTTAGTTGACTCTAAAGGTCAGACAACCTATGTAGTTTTTTCAATTCACTTAATCCCCAGTTGTGAAAAGTATATCATTTCTGCACTGGATATCACCGAATTGAAAAATAAGAATGGACAACTTCAGTTGTATCATAAACACCTGGAGGAATTAGTAAAAAAACGCACCAGAAAGCTGGAAAAAGAAACTGAAAAAAGCCGACGTCTGGCAAGGGAAATTTCTCAGCTATATCAGCAGGAGTCAGAATTGCGGAAACAGCTGGAGAATTCATCCAGAGAAAACACAAAATTTACCCGTTTTCTGGTTCATGAACTGAAAACTCCACTCACGCCTATGGTCGGTTCCGCTGATATTCTGTTCGAAAAAGCAAAAAGCACTGAGTTTGAAAGACTGGCCTCCAATATACATCGGGGGGCACATAGTCTGAATAACCGGGTTAACGACTTGTTGGATTTAGCGCGGGGAGATATGGGTTTGCTTCACCTTTCTTGTGGCTGGATAGACTTACCGGGTATTCTCAAGGATGTAGTGTGTTATATGGCAGTGGAGTTTGAGCGCCGGAAACAGCTGGTATGTCTGGACATAGATTTTAATACCCCCTTAATTTGGGCAGATGCTGAACGCTTGCGCCAGGTTATCATCAATTTGTTGGAAAATGCTTCCAAGTTTACACCAGCTCATGGTCGTATTTTTATAAAAACCACAAAAGTTGGAGATTCTCTGATTGTAATGATTAGAGATACAGGATGTGGAATTAAAAAGGAGCGCCAAGGTACGATTTTTAATGATTACTCGACCCAGCCTAAACCAGACGATCCCGCTGCTAATATGGGTATTGGTTTGCATTTGTGCAAACTATTGATGGATCTGCATGGCGGTGACTTGTGGGTTAACAGCAAAGAAGGAGAAGGAAGCGAGTTTAGTTTTTCTTTCCCGCTTGATAAAGATAGCAACAGGAGGTAA